The nucleotide sequence ttttaggcattaaaattgaccCCTCCCTCACATAGACAAACCAAATTGAAGTGATCTGCTCAAAAATATCATCTAgactatatctactattaaagatttaaaaatttctaaatctagactgcagaaaattattctataatggttatatcttgccactaattgattattgttgtatagtgtggagtagttgtagcagtgacggtttaaaaaggatattaaaattacaaaagagagctgctagattaatactagaaacagaccctttcgctccttctgcacccttattcaaacacttaaactggatgacagttgaacagagaataaaatatcacaagtttgttatgacatttaagtgcattaaaaatgatgccctatcatatcttactaacaagtttcattatgtttcagacagaaatccataccccttgagaaatgctgttcaaggaaacctcatactccctaaaccaaaaacagaattgttcaaaaaatcgtttatgtattctggaccattcttgtggaataatttgccaataccgttaagaaatattacaaatgttaattctttcaaatacaaaataacagatcatttattgaaatcaacctagctgtataaataatattaaaaactgattatgtcatcatgtttattttttacatcagAGGCCCCTGAGGGGCCTCGGGTGTATTGCCATCGCCGACTTTTCATAGATCTTCAAAGATCAAAGGAATACATATATAATTCGTGTTGGGAAATTAACCATTATGAACCCGCGGACCTATATAGTGCAGAATAATATTCCTTATcgcttcttttaaattcatgttttcataGGAAactcagtttttttaatttttcttaatgcaaatttataatatgaaaatgttttgtcgatAGAAATATTAGTATATAAAATCAAACGATCTTCAATATCAATTACGTGTCGAAAAATTGTTGTTGCGGATGAATACCACGAGTGCGCAAGAGGACAAGAGCGAGCGTGTAGAAAATCAAGAGGAAATCAATTCGCAGTTACACACAGAAaagtaattatatttcaattatttgatttgaagTAACCTTTTTAAACCGTTTATAGCatatttgtctataatattaacGTAGCAAAACCCGTAAAATTTAATCTGTCataatattaaaagaaattatCAGGTCGCGTCCcccgcagccattttgaaaatatcagcAGATTGGGAAGGAGAAACAAAAATCTGCAAGGCCTTTAAAGATAAGGTtacttttttagtattttttataacaacaatttgtttttataaagatctcagcaatttttggagttaaatttcttttcttcgtaAATAACAAGTAGACTGATCACTTGGACACACACACggaactattttctgttttttaagatACTGTTTCGGATTTTCGCTCCTTCTCCGACTTAGTTTGTTGCATTAGTATATGTGAATATGATTATGTCCCTTGACTGGAAAATACGCGGAATTTGTTTTGTAATGACTTTGACTATGTAagtaattctaatatataattattggttgtatttattgtttatataacatTCAGAGAATCTTCGACTTCTTCTTCCAAAAGTCTTACCTTTACACTGAAACGTCAGAATTTGGGTAAATCATTTACTGAATTACTATAGATATATTGGGAGGATCATTACAGTTTTggagatataaatatagattaactgTCCTGTTTTTTTAAGTCTTCCTTAGTTTGTAGTATTGTATTATTTCGACCATACATGACATGTGTTgccaaaattatatgataatttgatgACATACTTAAGTGCTAATCATACTCTACagcattatttattttaaatgtgtaACCATATCCATGTCAAATTTTAGTAACTTATATTAGACATTTGTTCACACATACATGCATGTGAGAACTTGAATTGAGCAAATATGATGATAGTTATATCTATGAGCAATACAATCAGTTAAATTTATCTATGAGCACCCATGAGATCTAAAAattgagcaaatatgatcagtTATATGTTGAGTAAAATTTGAGCTAGATCTACTTAATTGAGTTAGATATAAATTAATATTGAGACTAATCTAGATGGTTTTTTGAGCACATATGAGCCTTTTTATACTATTGAGAGCAATATTGGGATACTGCATGAGCAAACTAAGCAAATCTTTATTGAGACAAACCTATGAGCGCTATATAATATATGCACAGAGATattgaatatctattttaaatttgaGCCTTTTCAGTTTAAGAGCATTAATAATGAGCAACTATCATCACTTTGCTTTAtgaattttttgtttattaagaTTATGTATAGATGAGAAGTtctatattatatatagttataagtattAGTCGTGCAGATTGTTGTACATTGATCAAATGATatgttgaaatttatatatatcaCTAAATACACATAGGCATATATTGATTAATAGTGTGTTTATTATCAAAGTAAATTAACTACATGTATAGCTATACATTTGTTAAACATCGAGAAcaataaaacatacaatacatACATAAACACAAACTACATAGCTACAGGCTCTTGGAGAAAAATGCAACAACAGAATGAATGAAATAATTCCAAACTTAACATCAGTGTTATGTGGGAGTTTCCACCAGGGGTCTGATATATTTTCTCCAAACTCTCGGGGTAAACAGTGTCTTGCTAACTCACTAGTTTTTCTTACTTTATCAAAATTAGGAGACGTCAAACAGTGGTCAAGTGACATTTTAGATAAGGTTCTATTAAGTGGTGATAATCTTTATAACTCAATTAAAAACAAAGGTTTAACACACAACCATTTGCTACCTACAGATCTACCAAAGTATttcttttatcagaaaaaatatttttctttaacattGAAAGAGACATATTCTGGGTACGTAGACAATTTTGTTGATTCTTATCCTTTTCTATCATTAGAAACATGTGTACAACTGCTAGTAAATTTTTTACACTATAGTCATGGGAGAAGTCGTTACAAAGCTAGTGTAGATATGATCTTAGTGGTGTTAGATTATGGAATTGCACTGAAAAAAATAGATGAGAGGGTTTATGTTTTTGACTCCCATAGCAGAAGCAATTATGGTTTGTGCAATGAAAATGGTAGTTCGGTAATGGTTGAATTAGATGGAGATGTTTACAGCATATGTAGTTTTCTAAGGTCTTTAATTCGTTCCCTTACAAGTGCAGATCTTGAAGAAATAGAATTTAACTGTCAGTTTTTAGCAGTGACTGAAATACAGcgttactattttttttcaaaaaaagaacaaatttatataTTGGATAATCATGATAACAaaagtacaacatgtacaagtctaGGTAGTTATGAAGATTCAAAAATCGATAAAACGTATAAAAAACAGGGAAGGAAAAGAAAGTTGGAAAGTAACACAGAAGCATTAAAGAAGTGTAAAATTGATAGTTTTGGTAATGCACATGACAAGAATATAGACAATCAATCTGTAAAGCAAACATCATGTGATATCATAACAACTTTTAAGAAAGCTGTTAGTTGTGGTCCTGAATATGTATGTTGTTGTTGTATCCAGACATGGTTTAGGCATAATGTTTGTCGTGATAGCCCagctattttgaaaaatattgatgaGTCTCTATTAACTTATAATGCTGAGTCGCAAGGTAAACGGTGGCTGTGTTATTGTTGTTAtgacagtttaaaacaaaagaaagttcCAAGTTTATCACTTGCAAATGGGTTACATTTCCCTGAAAGACCCCAAGACCTTGAACTAACATCATTAGAAGAGCGCTTAGTTGCACCTCGAATTCCATTCATGGTCATATATGAAAAAGCAAGGGGAGGCCAATATGCTGTAAAAGGTAATGTTGTAAATGTGCCAGTTGATGTGAACAAAACTATTAGAGTTCTTCCACGTATGTTAAATGATTGTGAAACTATACCTGTGAAGCTGAAAAGAAAGCAAAGTTATAAGCACCATGTTTTATACCAAAATATAAGACCAAACAAGGTTCTAAATGCTGCCAGATATTTAGTATCTAATAGTACATTATTTAAAAATGAGGGTATAACAGTTGATGAATCGTGGCTAGAAAATTACCAAACGGCACTAGTAAATAACCAGGATGACGAAATTGACAATAGAAATACTAGTACAGAACTAGAGAGTGAGAATAGCAGTGTAGTTCAAGATAAAAATCTTAATCATGGCTTATTAAACAGTAGTTTTTCTGAAAATGGGAAACTGAATGGTAGTACCACTATTAGTAAACCCTTATATCAAACAGATGATGAATTCTCAGAAGTAGATATGCATGACAAAGTAGATGGTAACCTTGATACTGTAATGCACCCTGCTGATTTTAGGGAATTTAATCAGATATTAAATTTGGCCCCTGGTGAAGGCAACGTACCATTAAGCTTGTATGAAGATAAAGATGCAGAGTATTTAGCCTTTCCTTCTGTTTATGCTGGAACATCGAGAGATTACAGTAAATTCAAAGTTCCAATTTATTATAGCCAGGTTGTTAAATGGGAATTAAGGAATATTGATAGAAGAGTGGCCACTAATGTTCCTCTCATATTTTTTAAGATGAAAAAGGTTCAGATAAAGTTAATGAGAGATAAAGTTTCTATGGCAGTAAGAAAATTCAAGTCAAAAGGAAAGAAGCTAACTGCTGGTGAAGTTGTAGAACCAGGTGGTATAGATAAACTTGTTAAGCTTGATGAAGGTTATAGAGTTTTAAAATCTGTCCGTTCCTCACCACCATATTGGGAGCAAGCTAAAAAGGATATATTTGGTATGATAAGGCAGCTTGGGCTTCCAACTCTTTTCTTATCATTTTCTGCAGCAGAGACAAAATGGGTTCCTCTCCTTCAAACATTGTCTAAACTCTCTGATAATAAGGAATTGTCAGATGAAGAGGTAAATAATTTATCATGGCAAGATAAATGTAGGTTAATTAAGAGTGATCCTGTGACATGTGTCAGGTATTTTGATCATAAAGTGCAAAAATTTATAAACATGGTTTTGAAGCATCCATCTCATCCTGTTGGAGAAATTAAGGATTTCTTTTATCGTGTTGAATTCCAGCATCGGGGTTCACCTCATATTCATATGCTTCTATGGATTGCCAATGCACCTACTTTTTCACCAGAGTACAGTGAAAGCAATGAGATTActgattttattgataaatatatatcttgTCAGAAAGGTGGCGCTAATCCTGATCTAATAAATTACCAATCACACCGGCATGCTAAGACTTGTAGAAAGAAGGGAAAAGCTATATGTAGATTTGGGTACCCATTACCACCAATGCCAAAGACTATGATTTTGACTCCTTTGTGTGCAACTGATAGAAGTAAGCAGGCAAAGCTTAATTTGGTTAAAATCAATGAGGCTTTGAATAATGCAAAACAAGGAGATGAAAGTACATTTGAAGAATTCCTATCCAAATTGGAGTTGAATTTCGATTCATATATACTTGCTGTACGCAGTGGATTGGCAACTACAAAAGTTTTTCTTAAGAGAAGTTTAGCTGAAATACGTATTAATTCTTACAATAAGGTCTTATTGGAAAGCTGGGAAGCTAACATGGACATCCAATTTATTATAGATGCATTTTCCTGTGTGAGTTACATTGTTTCGTATATATCTAAAGGTCAAAGGGGTATGTCAAATTTGCTATCTGATGCAAGTCGAGAAGCCAAGGACAGAGCAAGTGGTGTCCGGGACCAGGTGCGATCagtctgtaataaatttcttacTCATGTGGAAATAGGTGCCCAAGAGGCAGTTTATCTACTGCTCCAAATACCCCTACGTAAGAGTTCAAGGGCAGTGAAATTTATCAATACATCACCTCCAGAAGAGAGGACAGTTCTATTGAAACCAAATGATGTTCTTGAAAAGATGGCAAAAAACAGTACAGATATTGAAACTGACAATATATTGAAACAGTACACAAGAAGACCAAAAGTCCTTGAAAATGTCTGCCTTGCAGACTATGTAGCTTGGTTTGAAATAAGAAATTACAAGAAAAAATGTAATGTAGATCAAGACTTCAATTTAGACAGTGAAAATCCAGAAAATGACGATTCTGTAGAAATGTCCGACTTACAGGAAGAAAGAACAATAACAACAGATCCTAATGATACTAGTAATAGATTTGAACAAATTGATAGTAACACATCCGATACTGAATCAACTCATATTACCCTCACTTATCAGCTACCTAAAGAAATAGAGTTGAAAAATGGGCTAAAATTGGTAAAAAGGAAATTTGAGAAGGTAATAAGATATGTTAGGTTTAATGTAGACATTGATAGGGAAAATCATTTTAGAGAAAAACTTATGCTATTTTTACCATGGcgaaatgaaaatattgatttaatggctacattttctacatatgagGAACATTACACAAATGTCCAATCTCATATAAGCACAAAACAGGCACTGTATGAGAGAGTTGCTCCATTAAATAATATTGACGAAAATGTTTCCCTTGATGATGATGATGCTATAGACAGCAGCACTGATGATATAGATCAAACTGAAATAAGTGCAAAATATGGGTGTTTTAATCCAGATGATAAATCACTGCATCAATCGTATGACTTGGGAATAGATTTGGGCATAAGAAAGTCAGTAGTAGGTGTTAATGTTGTTTCAGAGGCATTATTACCTGAAAGCAAATATAGAGAAACGATCAGATCCTTAAACAAGGAACAAAAGTGTATATTTTACCATATTCTACATTGGTTTAAGGTCAATACAGATGAGCCATTGTATGCATTTCTATCAGGTGGGGCTGGTGTTGGAAAATCTGTAACAACCAGGGCTATGTACCAAGCATTATATAGGTTTTTTTCCCATCAAATTGACAGTTGTCCAGATGACGTAAGAATTTTAATGTGTGCTCCAACTGGAAAGGCTGCCCATAACATAGGTGGCAATACACTTCACTCAGCCTTCCATATACCGGCGAATCAGAGCTTGTCATATAAACCCCTAGATATGCAACAGCTTAATACTCTAAGGAGTAAATATGCTGCCTTATCAGTTGTTTTCATAGATGAAATATCGATGGTAGGAAATCGAATGTTTAACTACATCAATATGAGACTACAGGAGGTAAAAGGTAATTTAAGGCCATTTGGAGGTGTTAGTATAATTGCCATAGGTGATCTATATCAGTTGAAGCCAGTAATGGATGGTTGGATTTTCTTAGATATTAAAGCAGGTTATGGACCATTGGGATCAAATCTATGGATCGATCACTTCCTTATGTATGAACTACAAACTATAATGCGTCAGAAAGATGACAAGATTTTCGCTGAATTTTTGAACAGATTGAGGGAAGGTTATCACACTAATGATGATCTTAGGATGATTAAAGAAAGGGCTGTAAATAATAAGGACCCTAGGAGACCATTAGCAGATGAATCTTTGCCACATTTGTTTACAACCAGGAGAGAAGTATTTGCATACAATGAAAAGATCTACTGTGAAACAAACAATGCTAAGTGTATGGTTAAAGCTGTTGATTCAGTTTGTGGAGATATGACAATTGAGATATCTCAAAAAATATTGCATAGAATTCCAAATGATAGTTCAAAAACAATGGGGATAGAAAGCACCTTATTTCTTGCTGAAAACATACCTGCAGAGGTTTGCGTGAATATTGACGTTGAAGATGGGTTAACAAATGGAGCTTCATGTTTAGTGAGAAAATTTGATTACAGAGTAGAAGGTTCAGAAAGATGCAGTATAGTCTGGGTTGAGTTCAATGATGAAAATATTGGTAAGAAATGCAGAAATCAATTCAGACATCTATATCTACCTCATATATCAAAAGATTGGACACCTATTTTAGAAGTAACCAGGAAATTTTCTATCCAGTACTTCAAATCTTATCAGATTGTAAGAAGACAGTTCCCTCTGCATTTAGCAGCAGCTAAAACTATCCACAAATCTCAGGGTGCAACAATGCCTGAAGGTGCTGTAATAGACTTTGGTACTAGAAAAACTGATCATATACATTATGTTGGTTTAAGTAGAGTTCAAAATATGTCTAAAGTcatcattttgaatttaaatgaggaaaaaatatCAACATCAATTGATGTACAGATAGAAATGGAAAGACTACGAAGCATACATTTGCCATTGTCCATCCCAAATTTAAGTCAGGATGATAGAGAAAATTTTACTGTAGCTTACCACAATACTAGGTCATTACATATGCATATGGATGACTTACAACATGAATATGATATGAAAAATGTTGATGTACTTGTATTGTCTGAAACGAGATTAacaaaaaatgatgcatatgacaAGTTCAGCTTGGATGGGTTTACAACTGTTCGGTATGACTATATGACGTCTGATAACAGTAGACCACATTATGGTATGATACTGTTTAAGAAATCATATTTACCAAGTAATGAATGCTCTTACCGATTGTTACTTGGTATTGAAGTTGTCACATTAATATTAGAGGGAAAGATATACTGCTATTTTATATATTGTTCTCCGACCATATCTACAAAAGAGAGGCTGGTTGCCCTTTTCACTCAACTTTACCAGGAAGCAGGATTAGACAGCAAGGTATTCATTATGGGCGACTTCAATGTAGATAATCTGAAACAGTCATTTTTATCAGATTTTGGCAAACAGCTAGGATTTTCTCAACTAATGACGAGCTTTACTACCGACTATGGTACATTATTAGACCACATATATACCAACATAGATATATGTAGCAGTGATATAACATATGGAACTCTTGAAAGCTACTATTCAGATCACAAGccaatttttttcaaactaaatttgAATTCCATCCTAAACAATGTTGAATGACTCTGCACATGATAACGATTATCTACATCCTGTTCTAAGGATGCTACCCATCAACAATTACTTGCTGTGAAACGTCACCTTTGTGTCATTTTTGTGATAAATGTAACAATTAAGAGtaaattgaaatatatcaaaacaagataattttctaataaacatataataaaatccaaACCATAGTAACAAACTGGATTTTAGTGTCTACATTAATGCTTGAAAATAGAAATTTCCTGTATTTGAACTGTTAAACAGCTAATTGTAACAGGACATAGTCACATTCCCAGGATTAAAATATATCAGTACTCCATAattaatctgtataaaaaattaATTTCTCTAATCTGGAAATATGAACATTGATGAGAAGTTATAAAAATCCACCTGTTCTATATATTTGCTAGAATTCTAATGTAAAAATATGTGTGGTTCATCCACACATTTGCCAAACATATTCTCAGTAGACTGTGTTATTCACAGTGCTAAGAATTgcaacaatgtaaaaaaatgtaagtATACACAAATTTACATGTTACAACAGAACCCGGGTCTCTGTACAGTAGCAAAATAAACAGTTgcttataataaatatacatatatatatataaatatatattgggAATGACTAGTAATGGCCTGAACTAAGGTCCCTCTTCGCCATATAAAAAGATCTCTGCCACTGAGACCATTATATCCAATATAATGACAAgaaaattagtaattttaatgtTAGAACTAATGCccatattaaataataaaatacatttatgcAAATTTGTCAAACACTACTGATAACTGCACAAGCTTCTGAAAATGTTTCATCAAAATACCAAATGTGCGACTGCAGaatgaatataatatattgaATAATATATCAAAAGGTCATCTTTAGAATGTATtcataccaaaagtgtaaatatattaaatgatacaTGTTAAAGTGAGCGCTGTACATGTGCATCTCTTAACAAAGAATATCAGAAGTACAGCAATTGaacaaaatctaaaataaataatgttctaCATGTATCTTATACCAAGCAATAAAGAGTCCTTTTCATTTCAGATGAACACATTGGAAAAGCTGTCGGATAGGTCTGCACCATTCACGTCGCCCATCAAAGTTAAGATAGTAGCCAGGAGTCAGCAGATGACCTCAAAAGCTGGCAACACATACATGACAATGTCAATGGCTGACAGTACAGGAATAAAGAAGGCTGTCCTGTATGATGTGTCATTAGCAGATAAAATGGAGGAAGGGAAATCAATCCTCTTAAGGAATTACACTGTCAGTAATGGCAGTGTAATGGTAAACACCAAATCTAAAGTGTCAAATACCAGTGAGGTGATGGTAGACAGAGAAAGAGAAAGGCAGGCCAGAGAAATAATATACCCACCTACATCACCGTTTGTGAACATAAAAGAAGCCCTTGTAATGCCAGTTGGTAGCATGCTATCAACAAAAGGACTAATTGTGGAGGTATGTTGTGAGTTTCTATCTTAACATAATCTGATACTTCAATCATCAAAAATATATGTGTTTATTTAGGCGTACTTCCACGTTGTTGTACTCTATGTACATCCTGTGCAGACAATAACTGTAGTATAATCTAATGAGTAAATGGATTGCATGTTTTCCATACCATAAAAGCAACTCGAGGGTAATTCTTGGCGCtatggtttcaacagtttaggaatataggaccaaaaacaagatttttttcagATTCTCTGCAATAATCAGTGTACAGAAATATATGAAAGTATTGGTCCTTGATGAAGGTTCAATTTCATATAAAGAAATCAGTATTAAACATTAAATTTGGGGTTTATAACCTAAACTCTGTAAATTGTTTcgaaaaatgatatatatatcagtttttgGAAATGCTTAATCTAACTGAATTTTATTGTTTAACCCCCATATCAAATTGCTCAATAGTATAGtccaaagtttcaaaatattgcCAAATATAAtaatcacaagatgtaacaaaatgaatcttgctgccattgacgattgccaaataaaataatcacaagatgtaacaaaataaatCTTGCTGCCATtaacgattgccaaataaaataatcacaagatgtaacaaaatgatccttaaatacatgtatatatatattgttatatacatgttttttctGAATAAATCAATATATTATTACAGGAAGCAATGGTGAAAGTTGTTATGGGTGATGTccctattaaagaaataacaatagAAGAAGATGGTAAAAAGATGATTGTCAGCTTGTGGCGGCAACACAGCGCCAATGAAGAAGTTGCCATTGGGAAGTTTGTCCAAATAGAAAACATTGCCATCAAAAAGTTTAATGGCAGTAATGTTGGAAATACTACTGCCAGAACAAAGATAATAGTAAGTTACAAAAATACATTGTACAGACCATGATATTTGCTGGTTATACGTTGTAAGCTATTAAAATGTCAACAGATATGAAAAGTGTGAGTTCACTGAACTAAGGATAGGCGATAATCATATAAAATACATctatatatattattgaaaacATCTATAGTGTAAACTCTCATTATGGGACCATATAAAGCTGACTATGGGGAATGGGCTATGCTAATTATAGAAGGCTGTTTGGtaaccaatagttgttaatttctgtgtcatattagTCTctaatggagaattgtctcattggcaatcataccacatctgaatTCCCGTATTAACTGTACACACATTGGTGGCCAATGGGTGTTGATTGCTTTCTAATCGGGTTGTTGTTGTCCAAAACCACTCCCGATTTCCATTTGGAatataattaacaaataaaataaataaaaaaattggcaGGATGATTATAATTGTTGAAAATGGCTTGATTTTTCTGTTAAAGTATACCAACATCTACTATTATTTTTGCaattatgatatttaaaaatttataaaacattgagATGCGGACACATTTTTAAGACCACCACTGATTACATGAGATAAAAGATGACGAATATGtagacaaaaataataaattatatctCACAATtacaatactacatgtactaatgtGCCTGTCTATATTAAGATGGTGTGAAAGGTAGTTTAAATAATAAGACAAAAGGAATGGTTTTCAATTCAATaagtatatttattgtatagcaatataatatttcccacagaaaataaccaaaagttagcgtgcaataaattccaat is from Mytilus galloprovincialis chromosome 6, xbMytGall1.hap1.1, whole genome shotgun sequence and encodes:
- the LOC143078875 gene encoding uncharacterized protein LOC143078875 — its product is MNTLEKLSDRSAPFTSPIKVKIVARSQQMTSKAGNTYMTMSMADSTGIKKAVLYDVSLADKMEEGKSILLRNYTVSNGSVMVNTKSKVSNTSEVMVDRERERQAREIIYPPTSPFVNIKEALVMPVGSMLSTKGLIVEEAMVKVVMGDVPIKEITIEEDGKKMIVSLWRQHSANEEVAIGKFVQIENIAIKKFNGSNVGNTTARTKIIIDVSPPEKTHMCEVIGYEKEEECLVLNCLEAENVIDIKVARAILEICFGEDATPEDVLDRTMPIMVNITEVSGVATDIVQI